A genomic window from Lotus japonicus ecotype B-129 chromosome 1, LjGifu_v1.2 includes:
- the LOC130731680 gene encoding protein FAR1-RELATED SEQUENCE 3-like yields MGILCRHILVIFQAKGVVQIPSHFIMERWTKDANRGLEDTYNDNDLGEKSDTLKILRRVHVQREASFLADLAEESEEAYNFIISEMKQTHKSAAAMKTSEGVALLESSEKNVNQVCSSEQVSEPPQLTIGNPHVSQTKGRKKDGGKMTQNGRFKSGLEVSLNKSVVKRKTCHECGEHGHNSRTCKKRNQND; encoded by the coding sequence ATGGGGATATTGTGCCGACACATACTAGTAATTTTCCAAGCAAAGGGAGTTGTTCAGATTCCTAGTCATTTTATTATGGAACGATGGACTAAGGATGCTAACAGAGGTCTTGAAGACACTTATAATGATAATGATTTGGGTGAAAAATCTGATACATTAAAGATTTTAAGAAGGGTGCATGTGCAACGAGAAGCAAGTTTTTTAGCTGATCTAGCAGAAGAGTCTGAGGAAGCATACAATTTCATTATTTCAGAAATGAAGCAAACTCATAAGTCAGCTGCTGCAATGAAAACAAGTGAAGGAGTAGCACTTTTGGAGTCAAGCGAGAAGAATGTAAATCAAGTTTGCTCATCTGAGCAAGTGAGTGAACCACCACAACTGACTATTGGAAACCCGCATGTATCACAAACAAAGGGGAGAAAGAAGGATGGAGGAAAAATGACTCAAAATGGCAGATTTAAGAGTGGACTTGAAGTGTCACTTAATAAATCAGTTGTCAAAAGGAAAACATGTCATGAATGCGGGGAGCACGGTCACAATAGCAGAACttgcaagaaaagaaatcaaaatgatTAA